The genomic stretch AATGCTTCTCAAAAAAACCTTTTGTATTGCCGCTTTAACGCTTTTGATGGGATTTCCGCTGCTTGCCCAGACCGTTAGCTCCCGATTGGTGGATGCCAAGACCCAAAAAGGGATTCCGTATGCCACGATTCAATATGGAGAGGGCCAAGGCGTGATCACCAATGAGGAAGGCCGCTTTAGTTTTGTGCTGGAGGAAGGTGCTGCGTTGCCCGACTCCATTTTTGTGACCTCGATGGGCTACGAGAAAAAAGGCTTCACGCTGGAGCAAATGCAGGACAGCTTGGTCCCCTTAAATGCCAAGGCCATCGAATTGAGTGGCGTTTATGTGTTCGACAAGGAACTGGAAGTGGACGACATCATCGATAAAATGATAGAAAACATTCCCCAGAATGTGAACAAAGCCCCCATAAAACAACGCTTTTTCCTAAGGAAAGCGGAACTGGCCAATATGCACAAAGTGGATTTTGGGTTCGAAAAATCATCCATCAAAGAACTGAACAAGGAATTGATGGACAGTATTGCCCGGTCCATTCCCAAAAATGCATCGCACTATACCGAGAGTTTTGGCGACCTCTACAAAAACAATACGGATTACAAACTCAACATTATAAAAGCGGCCGACCTTTACGATAAACGCGATGTAAGTTCTTTTGAGGAACTGGCGGAACATATGGAGGACATCTTTACAAAAAACGTAAAGCCGGGCTCCTACCTAAAAATAAAATCGGGGATTTTTAGTGAAAAGATACAGGTGGATTCCATTTTGGACACCATGGACGACGAACGCATGGACCAGGCCAAAAAACTAAAGGCCCAGGTCAAAAAAGACAGTGTTTCCGGCCTGACCGACAGCCAACGTTGGCAGTTTAAAGAACTATTGGGCCAACTCTACTATAAGGAAGACACCAAACTGGATTTGGTGGACAAAAACCGTCGGTACGAGTTTAAACTGGCCGGTTATTCCGATATAGGGGACACCGGTGTTTATGTGGTGGATTTTTGGCCCAAGCGA from Flagellimonas oceani encodes the following:
- a CDS encoding carboxypeptidase-like regulatory domain-containing protein; protein product: MLLKKTFCIAALTLLMGFPLLAQTVSSRLVDAKTQKGIPYATIQYGEGQGVITNEEGRFSFVLEEGAALPDSIFVTSMGYEKKGFTLEQMQDSLVPLNAKAIELSGVYVFDKELEVDDIIDKMIENIPQNVNKAPIKQRFFLRKAELANMHKVDFGFEKSSIKELNKELMDSIARSIPKNASHYTESFGDLYKNNTDYKLNIIKAADLYDKRDVSSFEELAEHMEDIFTKNVKPGSYLKIKSGIFSEKIQVDSILDTMDDERMDQAKKLKAQVKKDSVSGLTDSQRWQFKELLGQLYYKEDTKLDLVDKNRRYEFKLAGYSDIGDTGVYVVDFWPKRSSADFKGRLYINIEDFAVMRLDFTNTQRLRNFRLLGITYRETVYKGTMRFAKLPNGKYDLQFMELADGKFFGVDRPLKVVEKNKHVKGRRKQNELKLNIDFQMHMTNKWELVVFDQDNIAENEFTSFKEDKTVKATYMPRYDAEFWKGYTIMEPNKAIRGFTAEEED